The sequence CTCACGGACATGTCCTACGCTCTGGCGATCGACGAGTTCGTCGCCGAGAGCGAGACGGACCGTCGCTGGTACTATCTCGGCGCCGCGGGAGCGATCTGGGCGGTCTGGCAGGCTGCGACCGTCGCGGGAATCGTCCTCGGTGCAGGCATCCCCCCGGGGTGGAACGTCGGCTTCGCCGTCCCGCTCGTCTTCCTCGCCTTGCTCGTGCCGCGACTGACCGACCGGCCGCACCTGGTGGCGGCCCTCGTCGGGGGCGGCGTCGCCGTCGCCGGGGCTGGGCTCCCGCTGAATCTCGGTCTTCTGCTCGGGGCGATCGCAGGCGTCCTCGCCGGACTGCTCGCCGACAGGGGGTCGGCGGCGTGACGACGGACTACGGCCCGCTGTCGATCTGGGGGGTGGTCCTCGTGGTCGGCGTGCTCACGTTCTGCATCCGCTACTCGTTCATCTACCTGTCCGGGCGTATCGACGGCATGCCGCCCCGGCTCGAACACGCAC comes from Haloplanus sp. XH21 and encodes:
- a CDS encoding AzlC family ABC transporter permease; this translates as MRGFRVPTDFVDGVRSMLPLLLGLLPFGLVTGVAAIDAGLSPLQAMGLSLVVFAGASQLAAVELLAEDAPLAVVVLTATVINLRMSMYSASIAPYFESLQRRWRATCAYFLTDMSYALAIDEFVAESETDRRWYYLGAAGAIWAVWQAATVAGIVLGAGIPPGWNVGFAVPLVFLALLVPRLTDRPHLVAALVGGGVAVAGAGLPLNLGLLLGAIAGVLAGLLADRGSAA